The proteins below are encoded in one region of Streptomyces marianii:
- a CDS encoding AraC family transcriptional regulator produces the protein MVEGEWARYWQHERLPGIDLLRARYVRHTFPRHSHEGYVFGTITRGVEDVGLPGGVVHAGPGTVVMINPEVPHTARAGAAEGWVYSTLYPSSRVVAEIAAETTTIRGTAGFAETDVVDEQAARLIREVHRAAEEGNALAADSVLRIMVARLLRNHGGSLPAREPRTAGARNAARARAVLEERMEDPPTLQTLAAELDTSPFALLRAFRDHYGMPPHTWLTDARVRRARRLLDVGAPPAQAAAAVGFADQPHLNRHFTRIVGVPPGAYQRGRGVGGRW, from the coding sequence ATGGTCGAGGGCGAGTGGGCGCGGTACTGGCAGCACGAGCGGTTGCCGGGGATCGATCTGCTCCGAGCCCGGTACGTACGGCACACCTTCCCCCGCCACAGTCACGAGGGCTACGTCTTCGGGACCATCACGCGCGGCGTCGAGGACGTCGGGCTCCCGGGCGGTGTGGTCCACGCCGGGCCCGGTACGGTCGTGATGATCAATCCGGAGGTTCCGCACACCGCCAGGGCCGGGGCGGCGGAGGGCTGGGTGTACTCGACGCTCTACCCGTCGTCCCGGGTGGTGGCCGAGATAGCGGCGGAAACGACGACGATCAGAGGCACTGCCGGCTTCGCGGAGACCGACGTGGTCGACGAGCAGGCGGCCCGGCTGATCCGCGAGGTCCATCGCGCGGCCGAGGAGGGCAACGCGCTCGCCGCCGACAGCGTGCTGCGGATCATGGTGGCGCGGCTGCTGCGGAACCACGGGGGCAGCCTCCCGGCGCGTGAACCACGCACGGCGGGCGCCCGCAACGCGGCACGCGCCCGGGCGGTGCTGGAGGAGCGGATGGAGGACCCGCCCACGCTCCAGACCCTCGCCGCGGAGCTGGACACCAGCCCCTTCGCCCTGCTGCGGGCCTTCCGCGACCACTACGGAATGCCACCGCACACCTGGCTCACCGACGCCCGCGTCCGCCGGGCCCGGCGGCTGCTGGACGTGGGCGCGCCCCCGGCACAGGCCGCCGCCGCCGTCGGGTTCGCCGATCAGCCGCACCTCAACCGGCACTTCACCCGGATCGTAGGAGTGCCCCCGGGCGCCTACCAGCGAGGACGAGGCGTCGGCGGACGGTGGTGA
- a CDS encoding ATP-dependent helicase, with product MVGSALDSFAPATRGWFRGAFSAPTAAQEGAWQAIGRGSDVLVVAPTGSGKTLAAFLAALDGLTSAPPPADVKKRCRVLYVSPLKALAVDVERNLRSPLTGIRQEAVRLGLPEPEVRVGIRSGDTPAAERRALANRPPDILITTPESLFLMLTSSTREALSGIETVILDEVHAVAGTKRGAHLALSLERLDEVLPRPARRIGLSATVRPVDEVARYLSPRRRAEIVQPPSGKEFDLSVVVPVEDMGELGGSPASEPDGPGEKPSIWPQVEERIADLVQAHRSTIVFANSRRLAERLCNRLNEIAYERAVGEPLPEGAPPAEIMAQSGAAQGAPPLLARAHHGSVSKEQRALVEEDLKAGRLPAVVATSSLELGIDMGAVDLVVQVESPPSVASGLQRVGRAGHQVGAVSTGVVFPKYRGDLVQAAVVTERMRTGSIESLRIPANPLDVLAQQLVAMVALDTWQFDDLLTVVRRAAPFASLPESAFTAVLDMLAGRYPSDAFAELRPRVVWDRVAGTITGRPGAQRLAVTSGGTIPDRGLFGVFLAGADPKKGGGRVGELDEEMVYESRVGDVFTLGTTSWRIEDITRDRVLVSPAPGVPGRLPFWKGDQLGRPLELGRAVGAFLREVGSLPENDARLRLTTAGLDDWAAANVLSYLDEQRRACGHVPDDRTIVVERFRDELGDWRVVVHSPFGAQVHAPWALALGARLSERHGMDAQVMHADDGIVLRLPDAELMGLDLLDQDPVHLGTSYDGEQAPVAAADTLFDKGEVGQIVTDQVGGSALFASRFRECAARALLLPRRNPGKRTPLWQQRQRAAQLLQVASEFGSFPIVLEAVRECLQDVFDVPGLEELMGDIESRRVRLVEVTTPEPSPFARSLLFGYVAQFLYEGDSPLAERRAAALSLDSRLLAELLGRAELRELLDADVLSELEQELQWLTDDRRVKDVEGVADLLRVLGPLTTEELTERGADPHWPEELAGTRRAIRVRIAGDDHWAAIEDAGRLRDALGTALPVGVPEAFTEPVKDPLGDLLARFARTRGPFTSSQAAARFGLGAAVTDGALQRLAGAGRVVQGEFHPSGIGQEWCDAAVLRRLRRRSLAALREELEPVPPAALATFLPQWQHLGNNGLRGIDGLARAVEQLQGAPVPASALEKLILPSRVAGYSPGMLDELTTTGEVLWAGAGALPGKDGWVSLYLADAAPLLLPQPHPLEPAALHESVLSALSGGYGLFFRQIADQVRATTHPEATDPELADALWDLAWSGRLTNDTLAPLRSLLGSGRTTGSTAHRARRTVPRGRYGSLTAAARTASRSGPPTVSGRWSLLPGQEPDPTHRAHALARTLLDRHGVVTRGAVAAEGVEGGFSATYRVLSAFEDSGQARRGYVVEGLGAAQFAMDGAVDRLRAAAGARERADGHTAPRALVLAAADPANAYGAALSWPEPPDGASHKPGRKAGSLVVLVDGELTLYMERGGKTLLSWPAEPDDPALRAAAEALAEAGRAGTLGTITVERINGAAALTSPLARPLEETGFHATPRGLRIRA from the coding sequence ATGGTCGGCAGCGCACTCGACAGCTTCGCCCCCGCGACCCGCGGCTGGTTCAGGGGGGCTTTCAGCGCGCCCACCGCGGCACAGGAGGGCGCGTGGCAGGCGATCGGCCGCGGCTCGGACGTGCTGGTCGTCGCCCCGACCGGTTCCGGGAAGACCCTCGCCGCGTTCCTGGCCGCCCTCGACGGTCTGACGTCCGCCCCGCCTCCGGCGGACGTGAAGAAGCGCTGCCGCGTGCTCTACGTGTCGCCGCTGAAGGCCCTCGCGGTCGACGTCGAGCGCAATCTCCGCAGCCCGCTGACCGGCATCCGGCAGGAGGCCGTGCGGCTCGGGCTGCCCGAGCCCGAGGTGCGTGTCGGCATCCGGTCCGGTGACACACCCGCGGCCGAGCGGCGGGCGCTGGCGAACCGTCCGCCGGACATCCTGATCACCACCCCCGAGTCGCTGTTCCTGATGCTCACGTCGTCCACCCGCGAGGCGCTGAGCGGCATCGAGACGGTGATCCTGGACGAGGTGCACGCGGTCGCGGGCACCAAGCGCGGCGCGCACCTGGCGCTGTCCCTGGAGCGGCTGGACGAGGTGCTGCCCCGGCCGGCCCGGCGGATCGGCCTCTCGGCGACCGTCCGGCCGGTGGACGAGGTGGCGCGCTATCTGTCGCCGCGGCGCAGGGCGGAGATCGTCCAGCCGCCGTCCGGCAAGGAGTTCGACCTGTCCGTCGTCGTCCCGGTCGAGGATATGGGCGAGCTCGGCGGTTCCCCGGCATCCGAGCCGGACGGCCCCGGCGAGAAGCCGTCGATCTGGCCTCAGGTGGAGGAGCGGATCGCCGATCTCGTGCAGGCGCACCGCTCGACGATCGTCTTCGCGAACTCCCGGCGTCTCGCGGAGCGGCTGTGCAACCGCCTCAACGAGATCGCGTACGAGCGGGCCGTGGGAGAGCCGCTGCCCGAGGGCGCACCGCCGGCGGAGATCATGGCGCAGTCCGGAGCGGCGCAGGGCGCGCCGCCGCTGCTCGCCCGCGCTCACCACGGCTCGGTCTCCAAGGAGCAGCGTGCCCTCGTCGAGGAGGACCTGAAGGCGGGCCGGCTGCCCGCCGTCGTCGCGACGTCCAGCCTGGAGCTGGGTATCGACATGGGCGCGGTGGATCTGGTCGTCCAGGTCGAGTCCCCGCCGTCGGTCGCCTCCGGTCTGCAGCGGGTCGGCCGCGCCGGGCACCAGGTGGGCGCGGTCTCCACGGGCGTCGTCTTCCCCAAGTACCGGGGAGATCTGGTCCAGGCCGCCGTCGTCACCGAGCGGATGCGCACGGGTTCGATCGAGTCGCTCCGCATCCCGGCCAATCCGCTGGACGTGCTGGCCCAGCAGCTGGTCGCCATGGTCGCCCTCGACACCTGGCAGTTCGACGACCTGCTGACCGTGGTGCGGCGCGCCGCACCCTTCGCCTCCTTGCCGGAGTCGGCGTTCACGGCGGTGCTGGACATGCTGGCCGGGCGGTATCCGTCCGACGCGTTCGCGGAGCTGCGCCCCCGTGTGGTGTGGGACCGGGTCGCCGGGACGATCACGGGGCGTCCCGGAGCCCAGCGGCTCGCCGTCACCTCGGGCGGCACGATCCCGGACCGCGGGCTGTTCGGCGTGTTCCTGGCCGGGGCGGACCCCAAGAAGGGCGGCGGACGGGTCGGCGAGCTCGACGAGGAGATGGTGTACGAGTCCCGGGTCGGCGACGTCTTCACCCTGGGCACGACCTCCTGGCGGATCGAGGACATCACCCGCGACCGGGTGCTCGTCTCCCCCGCGCCCGGGGTTCCCGGCCGGCTGCCGTTCTGGAAGGGCGACCAGCTGGGCCGGCCGCTCGAACTGGGCCGCGCGGTGGGCGCCTTCCTCCGCGAGGTCGGATCACTTCCCGAGAACGACGCACGGTTGCGGCTGACGACCGCCGGTCTCGACGACTGGGCCGCCGCGAACGTCCTGTCGTACCTCGACGAGCAGCGCCGGGCCTGCGGGCATGTGCCCGACGACCGCACGATCGTCGTCGAGCGGTTCCGTGACGAGCTGGGCGACTGGCGGGTCGTGGTGCACTCGCCGTTCGGTGCCCAGGTCCACGCACCCTGGGCGCTGGCGCTGGGCGCACGCCTCTCCGAGCGGCACGGCATGGACGCCCAGGTCATGCACGCGGACGACGGGATCGTGCTGCGGCTCCCCGACGCCGAGCTGATGGGCCTGGACCTGCTGGACCAGGACCCGGTCCACCTCGGCACCTCGTACGACGGTGAACAGGCCCCGGTCGCCGCCGCCGACACCCTTTTCGACAAGGGCGAGGTCGGCCAGATCGTCACCGACCAGGTGGGCGGATCCGCGCTGTTCGCCTCCCGCTTCCGCGAGTGCGCGGCACGCGCCCTGCTGTTGCCGCGCCGCAACCCCGGCAAGCGGACGCCCCTGTGGCAGCAGCGTCAGCGCGCGGCTCAGCTGCTCCAGGTGGCCAGTGAGTTCGGCTCGTTCCCGATCGTCCTCGAGGCCGTGCGGGAGTGCCTCCAGGACGTGTTCGACGTCCCCGGGCTCGAGGAGCTGATGGGCGACATCGAGTCCCGCAGGGTGCGGCTGGTCGAGGTCACCACCCCCGAGCCGTCCCCCTTCGCCCGCTCCCTCCTCTTCGGCTATGTGGCCCAGTTCCTGTACGAGGGGGACTCTCCCCTCGCAGAGCGCCGGGCCGCCGCACTCTCGCTGGACTCCCGGCTGCTCGCCGAGCTGCTGGGCCGGGCGGAACTGCGCGAACTGCTCGACGCGGACGTCCTGAGTGAGCTGGAGCAGGAGCTCCAGTGGCTCACCGACGACCGCCGGGTCAAGGACGTGGAGGGCGTCGCGGACCTGCTGCGGGTCCTCGGACCGCTCACGACCGAGGAGCTGACCGAGCGCGGCGCCGACCCCCACTGGCCCGAGGAGCTCGCGGGAACCCGCCGCGCCATCCGGGTACGGATCGCCGGCGACGACCACTGGGCGGCGATCGAGGACGCGGGGCGCCTCAGAGACGCACTGGGCACGGCGCTCCCGGTGGGCGTCCCCGAGGCGTTCACGGAGCCGGTGAAGGATCCGCTCGGCGATCTGCTGGCCCGTTTCGCCCGCACACGCGGGCCGTTCACCTCGTCGCAGGCGGCCGCACGGTTCGGGCTGGGCGCGGCCGTCACGGACGGGGCACTGCAGCGGCTGGCCGGAGCCGGGCGGGTCGTCCAGGGCGAGTTCCATCCGTCGGGCATCGGTCAGGAGTGGTGCGACGCCGCGGTGCTGCGCCGGCTGCGGCGCCGTTCCCTCGCCGCACTCCGCGAGGAACTGGAGCCGGTGCCACCCGCCGCGCTCGCGACGTTCCTGCCCCAGTGGCAGCACCTGGGGAACAACGGCCTCCGCGGCATCGACGGGCTTGCCCGTGCCGTCGAGCAGCTCCAGGGCGCCCCCGTGCCCGCCTCCGCGCTGGAGAAGCTGATCCTCCCGTCCCGGGTGGCCGGGTACTCGCCGGGCATGCTCGACGAGCTGACCACGACGGGCGAGGTGCTGTGGGCCGGAGCCGGGGCCCTGCCCGGCAAGGACGGCTGGGTCTCGCTCTATCTCGCGGACGCCGCCCCACTGCTGCTGCCGCAACCCCACCCGCTGGAGCCGGCGGCACTGCACGAATCGGTGCTCTCGGCCCTCTCCGGAGGCTACGGCCTGTTCTTCCGCCAGATCGCGGACCAGGTGCGGGCGACGACGCATCCCGAGGCCACCGACCCCGAGCTGGCCGACGCCCTGTGGGACCTGGCCTGGTCGGGCCGGCTCACCAACGACACCCTGGCGCCCCTGCGCTCGCTCCTGGGGTCCGGCCGGACTACGGGTTCCACGGCACACCGCGCCCGCCGCACGGTGCCGCGCGGACGGTACGGCTCGTTGACGGCAGCCGCCAGAACCGCGTCGCGCAGCGGTCCGCCCACCGTCTCCGGACGCTGGTCCCTGCTTCCCGGGCAGGAGCCCGACCCCACGCACCGCGCCCACGCCCTGGCCCGTACGCTGCTGGACCGCCATGGCGTCGTCACCCGGGGCGCGGTCGCGGCCGAAGGTGTCGAGGGCGGATTCTCGGCGACGTACCGCGTCCTGTCCGCCTTCGAGGACAGCGGGCAGGCCCGGCGCGGCTACGTCGTCGAAGGACTCGGGGCCGCCCAGTTCGCGATGGACGGCGCGGTGGACCGGCTGAGGGCCGCGGCCGGCGCACGCGAGCGCGCCGACGGACACACCGCACCGCGTGCGTTGGTCCTGGCGGCCGCCGACCCGGCCAACGCGTACGGAGCGGCACTGTCCTGGCCCGAGCCGCCCGACGGCGCGAGCCACAAACCGGGCCGCAAGGCAGGGTCGCTCGTCGTACTGGTCGACGGGGAACTCACGCTCTACATGGAGCGCGGCGGGAAGACCTTGCTGTCCTGGCCCGCCGAGCCGGACGATCCGGCACTTCGGGCGGCGGCGGAGGCGCTCGCCGAAGCGGGCAGGGCGGGGACGCTCGGCACGATCACGGTCGAGCGGATCAACGGCGCGGCGGCACTGACCTCGCCGCTCGCCCGCCCGCTGGAGGAGACCGGCTTCCACGCCACTCCCCGCGGCCTGCGCATACGGGCCTGA
- a CDS encoding Fpg/Nei family DNA glycosylase, whose amino-acid sequence MPEGDTVWLTARKLHAALAGRTLTLSDLRVPRFATADLTGREVLNVTARGKHLLTRIEGGLTLHSHLRMGGSWRVFAAGERWRGGPNHQIRAVLGNADRTAVGYRLPVLELLRTRDEDRAVSHLGPDLLGSDWDPETAVRNLLADPARPIGEALLDQRNLAGIGNVYKSELAFLARVTPWLPIGDLPSGVPERLVATARRLLELNKGTFDRRTTPGGNADGPGDDRRRGPLRPGEQRLFVYGRQGHPCLRCGTAIRKAGRDDRVSYWCPGCQSGPAP is encoded by the coding sequence ATGCCCGAAGGAGACACCGTCTGGCTGACCGCCCGGAAGCTGCACGCCGCCCTGGCCGGACGGACGCTGACCCTCTCCGACCTCAGGGTGCCCCGGTTCGCCACCGCCGATCTCACCGGCCGGGAGGTGCTGAACGTCACGGCCCGGGGCAAGCATCTGCTCACCCGCATCGAGGGCGGGCTCACCCTCCACTCCCACCTGCGGATGGGCGGCTCCTGGCGCGTCTTCGCCGCAGGCGAGCGCTGGCGCGGCGGCCCGAACCATCAGATCCGGGCCGTCCTCGGCAATGCCGACCGCACGGCCGTCGGCTACCGCCTTCCCGTGCTGGAACTGCTGCGCACACGGGACGAGGACCGGGCCGTGAGCCATCTCGGCCCGGATCTGCTGGGCTCCGACTGGGATCCGGAGACGGCCGTGCGCAACCTGCTCGCCGACCCCGCGCGCCCGATCGGCGAGGCACTGCTCGACCAGCGCAACCTTGCGGGAATCGGCAACGTCTACAAGTCGGAGCTGGCCTTCCTCGCCCGGGTCACTCCGTGGCTCCCGATCGGCGACCTGCCCTCGGGCGTTCCCGAGCGCCTCGTCGCCACGGCCCGGCGACTGCTGGAGCTCAACAAGGGCACTTTCGACCGGCGCACCACGCCCGGCGGAAACGCCGACGGCCCCGGGGACGACCGGCGCCGCGGCCCGCTCCGTCCGGGCGAGCAGCGCCTGTTCGTGTACGGGCGCCAAGGCCATCCGTGTCTGCGCTGCGGTACCGCGATCCGCAAGGCCGGCCGGGACGACCGGGTCTCCTACTGGTGCCCGGGCTGCCAGTCCGGGCCCGCACCCTGA
- a CDS encoding SDR family NAD(P)-dependent oxidoreductase: MPVTAYDLTGRTAFVTGAASGIGRATAVLLADAGATVHCADVAEKDLAQTLTAIEDAGGTAHPHLVDVSDRAALDTAMAAAVSASGPPHVLAAVAGIMHSSPVLETREEDLDRVLAVNFKGVLYACQAAARSMIDAGVPGSIITMASSAVDAANPGLLCYSAAKAAVVQLTKTLAAELGGHAIRVNAVAPGWVRTPMTGRHDANSQRRVEAAMARISPLGRVGEPADIAHAVLHLASDASSFTTGQILRPNGGVAMPW, from the coding sequence ATGCCCGTCACCGCGTACGACCTCACCGGCCGCACCGCGTTCGTCACCGGTGCCGCGAGCGGCATCGGCCGCGCCACCGCCGTTCTGCTCGCCGATGCGGGTGCCACCGTGCACTGTGCGGACGTGGCCGAGAAGGACCTCGCCCAGACCCTTACGGCGATCGAGGACGCGGGCGGCACGGCGCACCCCCACCTCGTCGACGTGAGCGACCGCGCCGCGCTCGACACGGCGATGGCGGCCGCCGTCTCGGCCTCCGGCCCCCCGCACGTTCTGGCCGCCGTCGCCGGCATCATGCACTCCAGCCCCGTCCTGGAGACCAGGGAAGAGGACCTCGACCGGGTCCTCGCGGTCAACTTCAAGGGCGTTCTGTACGCCTGCCAGGCCGCCGCCCGCTCGATGATCGACGCCGGTGTGCCGGGATCGATCATCACCATGGCGTCCAGCGCCGTGGACGCAGCGAATCCGGGCCTGCTGTGCTACAGCGCCGCCAAGGCGGCCGTCGTCCAGCTCACCAAGACCCTCGCCGCCGAACTCGGCGGGCATGCGATCCGGGTCAACGCCGTCGCGCCGGGCTGGGTGCGCACCCCCATGACGGGCCGCCACGACGCCAACTCGCAACGGCGGGTGGAGGCGGCCATGGCCAGGATCTCACCGCTCGGCCGGGTCGGTGAGCCCGCGGACATCGCCCATGCGGTACTGCACCTCGCCTCCGACGCGTCATCGTTCACGACGGGCCAGATCCTCCGGCCGAACGGGGGCGTCGCGATGCCGTGGTAG
- a CDS encoding Dps family protein, with translation MSAVKSPLPEDARKITGEALQGALVDLVDLGLMAKQVHWNVVGPRFRSVHLQLDEVVATARQHSDVVAERASAIGVAPDGRASTVASASAIGKVPDGWIQDTDVVSTMVKSLTAVIERMRERIQATDEPDPVSQDILISLTADLEKHAWMFQAESV, from the coding sequence ATGTCTGCGGTGAAGAGCCCGCTGCCCGAGGACGCGCGCAAGATCACCGGTGAGGCCCTGCAGGGCGCGCTGGTCGACCTGGTCGATCTGGGGCTCATGGCCAAGCAGGTCCACTGGAACGTCGTCGGGCCCCGCTTCCGCTCCGTTCACCTCCAGCTGGACGAGGTCGTGGCCACAGCGCGGCAGCACTCCGACGTCGTGGCCGAGCGCGCCTCCGCCATCGGGGTCGCACCCGACGGCCGTGCCTCGACCGTCGCCTCGGCCAGCGCCATCGGCAAGGTCCCGGACGGCTGGATCCAGGACACCGACGTGGTCAGCACCATGGTGAAATCGCTGACCGCGGTGATCGAACGGATGCGTGAGCGCATCCAGGCCACGGACGAGCCGGATCCGGTGAGCCAGGACATCCTCATCTCGCTCACGGCCGACCTCGAGAAGCACGCGTGGATGTTCCAGGCGGAGAGCGTCTAG
- a CDS encoding helix-turn-helix domain-containing protein, whose product MILLRRLLGDVLRRQRQRQGRTLREVSSSARVSLGYLSEVERGQKEASSELLSAICDALDVRMSELMREVSDELSLAELAESAAASEPVSAPVRPLNSVSVTSVAGVPTERVTIKAPAEAVDVVAA is encoded by the coding sequence ATGATTCTGCTCCGTCGCCTGCTGGGTGACGTGCTGCGTCGGCAGCGCCAGCGCCAGGGCCGTACTCTGCGCGAAGTCTCCTCGTCCGCCCGAGTCTCTCTCGGCTATCTCTCCGAGGTGGAGCGGGGGCAGAAGGAGGCTTCCTCCGAACTGCTCTCCGCGATCTGCGACGCGCTTGACGTACGGATGTCCGAGCTCATGCGGGAAGTGAGCGACGAGCTGTCGCTCGCCGAGCTGGCCGAGTCGGCAGCGGCGAGCGAGCCGGTGTCGGCGCCGGTACGGCCGCTCAATTCCGTGTCCGTGACATCGGTCGCGGGCGTGCCGACGGAACGGGTGACGATCAAGGCGCCGGCGGAAGCGGTGGACGTCGTCGCCGCCTGA
- a CDS encoding CinA family protein, with the protein MSLSSSAAGVLALLGERGETLAVAESLTGGLVAAELTSVPGASKSFLGSVTAYATGLKRDLLGVDGALLAECGAVHPEVAAQMAAGVRARMEAAWGIATTGVAGPDPQDGQPVGTVFVAVAGPRGTRKVARLRLNGDRSEIRRESVRSVLELLAGELSGKERAQDTEQNGGN; encoded by the coding sequence ATGAGCTTGAGCAGCAGTGCCGCCGGAGTGCTCGCCCTTCTCGGGGAACGCGGTGAGACCCTGGCTGTGGCGGAGTCCCTGACGGGCGGTCTCGTGGCCGCGGAGCTGACCTCCGTTCCCGGGGCGTCGAAGAGCTTCCTGGGCTCCGTGACGGCCTACGCGACCGGCCTCAAGCGGGATCTCCTGGGGGTCGACGGGGCCCTGCTCGCCGAGTGCGGCGCGGTGCACCCGGAGGTCGCGGCCCAGATGGCCGCGGGCGTGCGGGCCCGGATGGAGGCCGCCTGGGGCATCGCGACCACCGGTGTCGCGGGGCCCGACCCCCAGGACGGACAGCCCGTGGGCACGGTGTTCGTCGCGGTCGCGGGCCCCCGCGGCACCCGGAAAGTGGCGCGGCTGAGATTGAACGGCGACCGCTCGGAAATCCGTAGAGAGAGTGTCCGGAGCGTGCTGGAACTGCTCGCCGGCGAACTCTCGGGTAAGGAGCGGGCACAGGATACGGAACAGAACGGGGGGAATTGA
- the pgsA gene encoding CDP-diacylglycerol--glycerol-3-phosphate 3-phosphatidyltransferase: MTGAPASAAGGTGRPAPGGKLGAAAVDEASLWNIANILTMVRLLLVPGFVVLLLMDGGHDPVWRAWAWAAFAVAMITDVFDGHLARTYNLVTDFGKIADPIADKAIMAAGLICLSGLGDLPWWVTGVILFRELGITLMRFWVIRHGVIPASRGGKLKTLAQGTAVGMYVLVLTGPLATLRWWVMAAAVFLTVVTGLDYVRQAVVLRRRGLAAERSAGRDRAESSR; the protein is encoded by the coding sequence ATGACCGGAGCGCCGGCATCCGCAGCGGGCGGGACCGGGAGGCCGGCGCCCGGCGGGAAGCTGGGCGCTGCGGCCGTCGACGAGGCCAGCCTGTGGAACATCGCCAACATCCTCACCATGGTGCGGCTGCTGCTCGTGCCCGGGTTCGTGGTGCTGCTGCTCATGGACGGCGGACACGACCCGGTCTGGCGGGCCTGGGCCTGGGCCGCCTTCGCCGTCGCCATGATCACCGACGTTTTCGACGGGCATCTGGCGCGTACGTACAACCTGGTCACGGACTTCGGGAAGATCGCGGACCCGATCGCCGACAAGGCGATCATGGCCGCCGGCCTGATCTGTCTGTCGGGGCTCGGGGATCTGCCCTGGTGGGTGACCGGAGTGATCCTCTTCCGCGAGCTGGGGATCACTCTGATGCGCTTCTGGGTGATCCGCCACGGAGTGATCCCGGCAAGCCGCGGCGGCAAGCTGAAGACCCTGGCGCAGGGCACCGCGGTCGGCATGTACGTGCTCGTGCTGACCGGCCCGCTGGCCACCCTGCGCTGGTGGGTGATGGCCGCGGCGGTCTTCCTGACCGTCGTGACGGGGCTGGACTACGTGCGTCAGGCGGTGGTCCTGCGGCGCCGGGGCCTCGCCGCTGAGCGGTCCGCCGGGCGGGACCGCGCGGAGTCCTCTCGATGA
- the rimO gene encoding 30S ribosomal protein S12 methylthiotransferase RimO — protein MPERRTVALVTLGCARNEVDSEELAGRLAADGWELVEEAADADVAVVNTCGFVEAAKKDSVDALLEANDLKDHGKTQAVVAVGCMAERYGKELAEALPEADGVLGFDDYADISDRLRTILSGGIHASHTPRDRRKLLPISPADRQGAEVALPGHAQAPQDVPADLPEGLAPASGPRAPLRRRLDTSPVASVKLASGCDRRCSFCAIPSFRGSFVSRRPSDVLGETRWLAEQGVKEIMLVSENNTSYGKDLGDIRLLETLLPELAAVDGIERVRVSYLQPAEMRPGLIDVLTSIEKVAPYFDLSFQHSAPGVLRAMRRFGDTERFLELLETIRGKAPEAGVRSNFIVGFPGEGEADFAELERFLTEARLDAIGVFGYSDEEGTEAAGYERKLDQDVVDARLAHLSRLAEELTAQRAEERMGETLHVLVESVDDEDGAVGRAAHQAPETDGQVVFTTAVGLAPGRMVEAKVVGTEGVDLMADVVSECREEAGR, from the coding sequence ATGCCCGAACGCCGTACCGTCGCCCTTGTCACTCTTGGCTGCGCCCGTAACGAGGTGGACTCGGAGGAGCTCGCAGGCCGCCTGGCAGCGGACGGCTGGGAGCTCGTCGAGGAAGCCGCCGACGCGGATGTCGCAGTCGTCAACACCTGCGGCTTCGTCGAGGCCGCCAAGAAGGACTCCGTCGACGCCCTGCTCGAGGCCAACGACCTCAAGGACCACGGGAAGACCCAGGCCGTCGTCGCGGTCGGCTGCATGGCCGAGCGCTACGGCAAGGAACTCGCCGAGGCCCTGCCCGAGGCCGACGGCGTGCTGGGCTTCGACGACTACGCCGACATCTCCGACCGCCTCCGGACCATCCTGAGCGGCGGCATCCACGCCTCCCACACGCCGCGCGACCGCCGCAAGCTGCTGCCGATCAGCCCGGCGGACCGCCAGGGCGCCGAAGTGGCCCTCCCCGGGCACGCCCAGGCCCCGCAGGACGTGCCCGCCGACCTCCCCGAGGGCCTGGCGCCCGCCTCCGGGCCGCGCGCCCCCCTGCGCCGCAGGCTCGACACCAGTCCGGTCGCCTCGGTGAAGCTCGCCTCCGGCTGCGACCGGCGCTGCTCGTTCTGCGCGATCCCGTCCTTCCGCGGGTCCTTCGTCTCCCGGCGGCCGAGCGACGTCCTGGGTGAGACCCGCTGGCTCGCCGAACAGGGCGTGAAGGAGATCATGCTGGTCTCCGAGAACAACACCTCGTACGGCAAGGACCTCGGCGACATCCGGCTGCTGGAGACGCTGCTGCCCGAGCTCGCGGCCGTCGACGGCATCGAGCGGGTGCGGGTCAGCTATCTGCAGCCCGCCGAGATGCGCCCCGGACTGATCGACGTCCTGACGTCCATCGAGAAGGTCGCACCCTATTTCGATCTCTCGTTCCAGCACAGCGCCCCCGGCGTGCTGCGCGCCATGCGGCGTTTCGGCGACACCGAGCGGTTCCTGGAGCTGCTCGAGACCATCCGCGGCAAGGCCCCGGAGGCCGGTGTCCGGTCCAATTTCATCGTCGGGTTCCCGGGCGAGGGCGAGGCGGACTTCGCCGAGCTGGAGCGCTTCCTCACCGAGGCGAGGCTCGACGCCATCGGCGTCTTCGGCTACTCCGACGAGGAGGGCACCGAGGCCGCCGGCTACGAGCGCAAGCTCGACCAGGACGTCGTCGACGCGCGCCTGGCACATCTGTCCCGGCTCGCCGAGGAGCTGACCGCCCAGCGGGCCGAGGAGCGCATGGGGGAGACCCTGCACGTCCTCGTCGAGTCCGTGGACGACGAGGACGGCGCCGTGGGCCGTGCCGCGCACCAGGCGCCCGAGACCGACGGGCAGGTGGTCTTCACGACTGCCGTCGGGTTGGCACCCGGACGTATGGTCGAAGCGAAGGTCGTCGGTACGGAGGGCGTCGACCTCATGGCCGACGTGGTTTCGGAGTGTCGTGAGGAGGCGGGCAGATGA